The Funiculus sociatus GB2-C1 sequence TGACTGCCGCCATTGAAGCGCAGCTTGGTGTGGTACTCACTAATGAGCCAACTTCGGAATTTTTTGCCTTAGCTGTTGAGCAAAATGCGGTGGCGACAACCCAAGCCACTTATAGCGAATGGTAATTTTTTTGTTTAATCCATCTTTATTCATTTGAAAAAACCGCCATGTCACACTTTAGCAACATCAAAACTCAAATCCGTAACCTTTCTTCTTTAGAAGCTGCTTTGACAGACTTGGGAATTGACTGGAAATCTGGTCCTAGCACAGTACGAGGCTATCGCGGTCAGACCCGTACTGCCGAAGTTGTCATTGAGCAGGACAATGGTTCTGACCTCGGCTTTAGCTGGAATGGTCAAGAATACGAACTGGTCGCTGACCTACAGTATTGGCAGCAAGTCGGGTCTGTGGATCGTTTTCTTAATAAAATAACTCAGCGTTACGCTTACCATACGGTTATCAAAGAATCTGCTAACCAGGGCTTTCAAGTTGCTGAGCAAAAACAAAATGAAGATGGTTCTATCCGCCTAGTCGTGCAGCGCTGGAGTGCCTAATGTCTGAGGAAGCACCCTCTGGGATAGAGCAGACTCCTGGGCGTTCTGGTCTAGAGCCAGAGTTAGGTGGTATTTGGCGGGATGCACCGGAACGTTCTGGTTTGGAGCCGGAGTTAGGTGGCAACCTGCGACAAAAGGGAGTCTATGTTGACGAAATAGTTTGTATTGGTTGTAAGCACTGCGCCCATGTTGCCCGGAATACATTTTATATTGAGCCAGACTATGGGCGATCGCGTGTAGTTCGCCAGGATGGAGATTCAGAAGAGGTAGTTCAAGAAGCCATTGATACCTGTCCTGTTGATTGCATCCATTGGGTCGATTACACGGAGCTGAAAAAGCTCGAAGAAGAGCGGCAGTATCAAGTCATACCCATCGCTGGATTTCCGATTGACCATGCTGTTACTGCTACCAAAAAGCGGCAGCAAAAGCTCAAGAAAAAGCAAAAGTCAGCTAATTAGCAAAGCTCGCGCACATGGCTGTCTTCCTAAAAAAC is a genomic window containing:
- a CDS encoding DUF1257 domain-containing protein, whose product is MSHFSNIKTQIRNLSSLEAALTDLGIDWKSGPSTVRGYRGQTRTAEVVIEQDNGSDLGFSWNGQEYELVADLQYWQQVGSVDRFLNKITQRYAYHTVIKESANQGFQVAEQKQNEDGSIRLVVQRWSA
- a CDS encoding DUF2997 domain-containing protein, which produces MESLEFVIYPDGRVQEKVTGIIGASCSEVTAAIEAQLGVVLTNEPTSEFFALAVEQNAVATTQATYSEW
- a CDS encoding ferredoxin, coding for MSEEAPSGIEQTPGRSGLEPELGGIWRDAPERSGLEPELGGNLRQKGVYVDEIVCIGCKHCAHVARNTFYIEPDYGRSRVVRQDGDSEEVVQEAIDTCPVDCIHWVDYTELKKLEEERQYQVIPIAGFPIDHAVTATKKRQQKLKKKQKSAN